One window of Pleurodeles waltl isolate 20211129_DDA chromosome 3_1, aPleWal1.hap1.20221129, whole genome shotgun sequence genomic DNA carries:
- the LOC138283189 gene encoding G2/M phase-specific E3 ubiquitin-protein ligase-like: MLQEIENASSLENLQELIQKHSTVLSIAGCFRPLKSLNDKRELLEDFINWYIVGRTVPSLVRLKEGLKTLGVLQAMEIHKHIFEEAFVWMEQEITTDTINGMFNIKFSPSGSNYRIQEEHIIGYWRDYLQDCEGK, encoded by the exons ATGCTGCAAGAG ATTGAGAATGCTTCTTCTCTTGAGAATCTTCAAGAATTGATTCAAAAACACAGCACAGTTCTAAGTATAGCAGGTTGCTTCCGCCCATTGAAATCTCTGAATGACAAAAGAGAATTATTGGAGGATTTCATCAATTGGTACATTGTGGGGAGGACTGTTCCTTCGCTAGTTAG ATTAAAGGAGGGGTTAAAAACTCTGGGCGTGTTGCAGGCCATGGaaatacataaacatatttttGAAGAGGCATTCGTTTGGATGGAACAAGAAATCACCACTGATACTATTAATGGAATGTTCAACATTAAATTCAGTCCATCAGGCAGTAACTACCGGATACAGGAAGAACACATCATTGGTTACTGGAGAGATTACCTACAAGATTGCGAAGGCAAGTGA